TGGAAGAATTGGAAACTTTTTAAATCACGAACTATTTGGCAGAGCAACTGATGTAGCTTGGGGAGTTTATGTAGGAGATACTTTAAGGCACCCTAGTCAATTATATGAAGCATTCGCTGAAGGTTTAATAATTTTCATTATCATTTACATTTTTTCAAAGAGAATAAAGTTTAACGGGCAATTAATCTGTATTTATGCAATGTCGTATGGGATAGCTAGATTTATTTGTGAATTCTTTAGAGAACCTGATTTTAATTTAGGCTTTATCGCATTAAGCCTATCTATGGGTCAAATTTTGAGTTTAATTATGTTTTGCTTTGCTCTTGGTTTGTATTTTTATTTAAATAAAATTAAAGATAATCATTAACACGGGGGGGGGGTATAATCAAAATTACAATATTTTGATAATATCAAAACCCAAATCATTTTAAGGAGTAAAGTATGAAAAAACTTTTATTTTTAGGTGCAATTAGTTGCTGTTTATTAGCTGATACAAATATAAATCCAAATGAGTTACCACAAAACATTCAAGACTTTGTAAAAACTCATTTTACAAATGAAAATATAGTTAAAGCTGAAAAAGATTGGGATTCTTATGAAATCAAACTTAGCAATGGAACTGAACTTGATTTTTCTAAATCTGGAGATATTAAAGAAATAGATGGCAAATACTCTCCAATTCCTGATAGCATTATGCAAGATGTCTTAAAACTTGCTAAAGAAAATCAAAAAAATGCGAAATTAATGGAAATTGAAAAAGAATGGAACGGATATAAACTAAAATTTAATAACAATTATAAAGTTTATATAGACAATAACGGAACTATCACAAAAACCGTGCTTGATGATTAAAAACAATAGGAATTTCAATTTGAAATTCCTAAGATTAGGAAAGATATGAAAACACTTAGAAAATTACATTCTTACATTGGAATTTATGCTTGTTGGTTACTTTTTATAATAACCTTTTTTGGAACCATTAGTTATTTTAGAAATGAAATTGATTTTTATATGCAGCCAAAGTTGCACGAAAGCAAAACTATATTAAATAATGATATAAATGGATTAAGTAGTGCTATTAATTACGCACAAGAAAAATATAAAGATTACGATTTTATATCTATCAAAACTCCTAGTTATTATAATAATTTATATGAGATTAATTATTATAATTCTAATTCAACAAAAGGCGAAAGAAAAAGTAATATAAGCTATTTTGATGGAGAAAATATACTAAATAAAACAAGCACTTTAGGGGCTAAATTTTTAACTAGCATTCATTATAAATTATTGCCTATTAATGGTAGTTTTAAAGATTTCTTAGAAGCAATTGTTAGTATTTTTGCAGCTGGGATAATATTTTTATATATAAGTGGAATTTTGATTTGGAATAAAAAGAATTTCAATAAAATTAATGTGAAAAATGATTTAGCAAGATTATTTGATTTTCACATAGTTGCTGGACTTTTTGTGGGTTCATTTTTATTCATCTTAGCACTTAGTGGAATAGGTATAAATTACATTAAAGATATAGAAAAATTATTTACCACAACTACCACTAAACAAACAAAAACACCAAGTAACACAAATGCAAATAGTGATAAAAGCTTTATTTTTGATACAAATTTAATTAGCAAGGCCATTAATAATTTAGAAAATACAAAAAATATAACAATTGTTTTAAATAAAAGCACAAAAGAATTTGCAATTACTTTAAATGATGATAAAAATATAATGCCATCAATTAATACAAAAAGTAATAAAAGCTATGTTTTTGATAGCGAAGCTAATGTAAAACAAACTCCAAAAGAAAGCAAACTAAGTGCATTTTCATCAATTTATGAAATATTTTTTAATATTCATAGAGTTATGTTTGCTGATTTTCAACTTTATTTTATTTTATTTTTATGTGGAATATTTACTT
This genomic stretch from Campylobacter sp. MG1 harbors:
- a CDS encoding PepSY-like domain-containing protein, translating into MKKLLFLGAISCCLLADTNINPNELPQNIQDFVKTHFTNENIVKAEKDWDSYEIKLSNGTELDFSKSGDIKEIDGKYSPIPDSIMQDVLKLAKENQKNAKLMEIEKEWNGYKLKFNNNYKVYIDNNGTITKTVLDD
- a CDS encoding PepSY-associated TM helix domain-containing protein, yielding MKTLRKLHSYIGIYACWLLFIITFFGTISYFRNEIDFYMQPKLHESKTILNNDINGLSSAINYAQEKYKDYDFISIKTPSYYNNLYEINYYNSNSTKGERKSNISYFDGENILNKTSTLGAKFLTSIHYKLLPINGSFKDFLEAIVSIFAAGIIFLYISGILIWNKKNFNKINVKNDLARLFDFHIVAGLFVGSFLFILALSGIGINYIKDIEKLFTTTTTKQTKTPSNTNANSDKSFIFDTNLISKAINNLENTKNITIVLNKSTKEFAITLNDDKNIMPSINTKSNKSYVFDSEANVKQTPKESKLSAFSSIYEIFFNIHRVMFADFQLYFILFLCGIFTCLFIYKALLLASKKHKDNLLYKAIAYAAFYPSLNATAIYFITNKLTQNMQVEQFSFLISFILSIILSYIFVNKTKNLMIISLIILLALLISDICISGFVFITMMFDFVILLIILGLIINLRRANVNNIN